A genome region from Mesorhizobium sp. B2-1-8 includes the following:
- a CDS encoding DUF2169 domain-containing protein, whose protein sequence is MQIWNQMGYPHQFTMGMDKAGHEWIVVVVKGTFDFPTKPGGLVQKSAEQVPLVMADTQTGVPGYSATLWETDFAFRKPRCDVIANGCAHAPGGRPAERVPVGIKVGNWSKLFEVVGHREWRAIGPVFTATAPQPFLKLPICYDVAWGGIDRLDPEDKLPASYKYNPVGTGWSRTKNQRLIPGLRLPNTQAVDEEIRSPFGDYKPMSFGPMGRGWPGRIEFGGTYDDNWTKNIFPFLPQDFDERYFQMAPEDQQIDHPEGGEEVTLVNLTPDGRISFRLPATALPITLFKGSQKAYEADIFPDTLLLDPERRRFSLVWRASQRIQRTILDFSECWVGPPTPAMLRARATGRTYIRANGTAPEEEA, encoded by the coding sequence ATGCAGATCTGGAACCAGATGGGCTATCCTCATCAGTTCACCATGGGCATGGACAAGGCCGGCCACGAATGGATCGTGGTCGTGGTCAAGGGCACTTTCGATTTTCCGACGAAGCCTGGCGGGCTGGTGCAGAAATCGGCCGAACAGGTTCCGCTGGTCATGGCCGACACGCAAACCGGTGTGCCTGGCTATTCGGCAACGTTGTGGGAGACGGATTTCGCCTTCCGCAAGCCGCGCTGCGATGTGATCGCCAATGGCTGTGCCCATGCGCCGGGAGGACGGCCCGCGGAGCGCGTGCCGGTCGGCATCAAGGTCGGCAACTGGTCGAAGCTGTTCGAGGTCGTCGGCCACCGCGAATGGCGCGCCATCGGACCGGTCTTTACCGCGACCGCGCCGCAGCCCTTTCTGAAACTGCCTATCTGCTATGACGTTGCCTGGGGTGGCATCGACAGGCTGGATCCAGAGGACAAGCTTCCCGCCAGCTATAAGTACAACCCGGTCGGAACAGGATGGTCGCGCACCAAGAACCAGCGCCTCATCCCAGGCTTGCGGCTGCCCAACACGCAGGCGGTCGATGAGGAGATCCGCTCGCCCTTCGGCGACTACAAGCCGATGAGCTTCGGCCCAATGGGCCGCGGCTGGCCAGGCCGCATCGAGTTTGGCGGCACCTATGACGACAACTGGACGAAAAACATCTTTCCGTTCCTGCCGCAGGACTTCGACGAACGTTATTTCCAGATGGCGCCTGAGGACCAGCAGATCGACCATCCAGAGGGCGGCGAGGAGGTGACTCTGGTGAACCTCACGCCCGATGGGCGTATAAGCTTTCGGCTGCCGGCAACCGCATTGCCAATCACCTTGTTCAAAGGGAGCCAAAAGGCCTACGAAGCCGATATTTTTCCAGACACCCTCCTCCTTGACCCCGAGAGGCGCCGCTTCTCATTGGTCTGGCGCGCCTCACAGCGGATCCAGCGGACCATCCTCGATTTCTCGGAGTGCTGGGTCGGTCCGCCGACGCCGGCAATGCTGAGGGCACGCGCGACAGGCCGCACCTATATCCGCGCCAACGGCACAGCGCCGGAGGAGGAGGCATGA
- a CDS encoding DUF6484 domain-containing protein, which yields MSATKERIEGVAIGIFLGFGEDAPLVVFPGNPNETAVPARSLAELTSDMIGAEVALLFQDGDPGRPLIVGRIIDPAHKSNTRHVVRDGEHVRINANERIELRCGKATIIMEKDGRITIRGTYVTSHASATNRIRGASVNLN from the coding sequence ATGTCGGCGACAAAAGAACGGATAGAAGGCGTTGCAATCGGCATTTTCTTGGGTTTCGGAGAAGATGCTCCTCTTGTGGTCTTCCCGGGCAATCCAAATGAAACGGCCGTTCCGGCGCGAAGTCTTGCGGAATTGACCTCGGACATGATCGGCGCCGAAGTGGCGTTGCTGTTTCAGGACGGTGATCCAGGTCGGCCGCTCATCGTCGGGCGGATTATTGACCCGGCTCACAAATCGAACACGCGGCATGTCGTTCGCGACGGAGAACATGTGCGCATCAATGCGAACGAGCGAATTGAACTTCGCTGCGGCAAGGCCACGATCATCATGGAAAAAGACGGACGCATCACGATCCGCGGCACTTACGTGACAAGCCATGCCAGCGCTACGAACCGTATTCGTGGGGCATCGGTGAACCTGAACTGA
- a CDS encoding 3-oxoacyl-ACP synthase, whose amino-acid sequence MTSPVEIIAVGMVTAVGLDAPSACAAMRARLDGFQETRFVGSPAGWLTGAPVPLPRNWIGEKRMAHLAAGAISEAFENHPQVRGQTALILCLPEEDRPGRPVRDNLALLRLISKIVEIEPHLRSRIVAFGRPSGHVAFDQARRLIASGEAPYVMIVGVDSYLTGSTISHYLGKGRLLTADNSNGFIPGEAAAAILCTRPQGNGFRLFGLGLTREEASIYNDQDLPLRADGMVAAYDAAFRETGIDMNRLGYRIADLIGEQYWFKQTALASIRLLRGRHEFQDLWSPAESLGNIGAAAVPIMVGMAWTAVGKGYAAGNPVLIEASSDAGACGAAVFAYGTRA is encoded by the coding sequence ATGACCTCGCCGGTCGAGATCATTGCGGTTGGTATGGTGACGGCCGTTGGCCTCGACGCGCCCTCAGCTTGCGCAGCAATGCGCGCTAGGCTCGATGGCTTCCAGGAAACCCGTTTCGTTGGCTCACCTGCGGGTTGGCTTACGGGTGCGCCGGTGCCGCTGCCACGAAACTGGATCGGCGAGAAACGAATGGCTCATCTGGCAGCCGGAGCGATATCGGAAGCCTTCGAAAATCATCCGCAAGTGCGAGGGCAGACGGCGCTCATCCTCTGCCTGCCAGAGGAGGATAGGCCCGGCCGCCCGGTTAGGGACAATCTCGCGCTGCTCCGCCTGATCAGCAAGATCGTTGAAATCGAACCTCATCTGCGCTCTCGCATCGTGGCTTTTGGTCGTCCTTCCGGACATGTGGCGTTCGATCAGGCGCGCAGACTGATTGCATCTGGCGAAGCTCCCTATGTCATGATTGTAGGTGTAGACAGCTATCTGACCGGATCAACGATTTCTCACTACCTCGGCAAGGGACGGTTGCTGACGGCGGATAATTCCAACGGCTTCATTCCAGGCGAAGCTGCCGCGGCCATTCTCTGCACGCGACCGCAGGGTAACGGTTTCAGACTGTTCGGTCTCGGTCTTACGCGCGAGGAGGCTTCTATTTACAACGACCAAGATTTGCCGTTGCGCGCCGATGGCATGGTGGCTGCTTACGATGCAGCGTTCCGCGAAACCGGGATTGACATGAACCGGCTCGGCTATCGCATCGCCGACCTGATCGGCGAGCAATACTGGTTCAAGCAGACCGCGCTCGCTTCGATCCGCCTGCTGCGAGGGCGGCATGAGTTCCAGGACCTATGGTCGCCCGCGGAGTCTTTGGGCAACATTGGCGCCGCAGCCGTTCCAATTATGGTCGGCATGGCGTGGACCGCAGTGGGCAAAGGATATGCCGCTGGCAATCCGGTTCTCATCGAGGCGTCCTCCGACGCTGGTGCGTGCGGCGCCGCGGTGTTTGCTTACGGAACGAGGGCATGA
- a CDS encoding PAAR-like domain-containing protein, which produces MTVYANGLEVACKAQANQVIAAFPYVCFTPPQTPATPPGVPVPYPTFGMDSDTDNGTGTVKIGGKTVTQKNKSYYTRCSGNEAGCAPKKNIITSVNTGKEYAHAWSGDVKMDGEPISRFTDISSNDHASPTAGGPPMPKVATATPATFKCSDLEIKPYKELECPEGYEKEHTVEVQFFTAEGVRDLTLDCCKDYNDKEAPCICMKAKWLAGEAAKAKAAGAPGKKVVGKKRKTPHNLKSADARNWLSNNSSGKLGDFTDTCVNSTVKNLDDPKIPPAVQAAATECLKTANMEYMKKAMNKSEKEVKDKKACHATCPKAKDQSRLVQVAKKRLRKAAGGEPVVVTAADVAPSKVSC; this is translated from the coding sequence ATGACCGTCTACGCCAATGGCCTTGAGGTTGCGTGCAAAGCGCAGGCCAACCAAGTTATCGCGGCCTTCCCTTACGTCTGCTTCACGCCGCCACAAACTCCGGCAACACCGCCCGGAGTTCCGGTTCCCTATCCAACGTTTGGAATGGACAGCGACACCGACAACGGAACCGGCACAGTCAAGATCGGTGGAAAGACTGTCACGCAGAAAAACAAATCCTACTACACCAGATGTAGCGGCAACGAGGCTGGCTGCGCGCCCAAGAAGAACATCATCACCTCGGTAAATACAGGCAAGGAATACGCCCATGCCTGGTCCGGCGATGTCAAGATGGATGGCGAGCCAATCAGCCGTTTCACTGATATTTCATCGAACGATCACGCCTCCCCTACCGCGGGTGGACCTCCAATGCCCAAAGTGGCTACGGCCACACCGGCAACCTTCAAATGCTCCGATCTCGAGATAAAGCCGTACAAGGAACTGGAATGCCCGGAAGGCTACGAGAAGGAGCATACCGTTGAGGTCCAGTTCTTCACCGCCGAAGGCGTGCGCGACCTCACCTTGGACTGCTGCAAGGACTACAATGACAAGGAAGCACCATGTATTTGCATGAAGGCGAAATGGCTCGCAGGCGAAGCCGCCAAGGCAAAGGCGGCAGGCGCGCCCGGCAAAAAGGTAGTCGGTAAGAAACGTAAGACTCCACACAACCTAAAGTCGGCGGATGCTCGCAACTGGCTGAGCAACAATTCCTCCGGCAAGCTCGGCGATTTTACAGACACCTGCGTGAACAGCACGGTCAAGAATTTGGATGATCCGAAAATTCCGCCTGCGGTGCAGGCCGCTGCCACAGAGTGCCTCAAGACAGCCAACATGGAATATATGAAAAAAGCCATGAACAAATCCGAGAAGGAGGTGAAGGACAAGAAGGCCTGCCACGCGACATGTCCCAAAGCGAAGGATCAGTCTCGACTCGTGCAGGTCGCAAAAAAACGCTTGAGAAAAGCAGCGGGAGGAGAGCCAGTCGTCGTGACAGCCGCAGATGTCGCTCCCTCCAAGGTTTCTTGTTAG
- the tagF gene encoding type VI secretion system-associated protein TagF has product MSAADLILPGFYGKMPATGDFVTRRLPADFVRSWDRWLAQHIVPLLGVEAWRTGTPLRFLAGADSFGASAGIVLKSADRVGRQFPLSVAARLHEAPLKLAYLDAWFDGIETAALAAQRGELTPDELDAALMALPVPLIEQDGDVIDDLVMWSAHTDIFDVDPQAPQTTLEQIFAGHVEAS; this is encoded by the coding sequence ATGTCCGCCGCAGATCTGATCCTGCCCGGCTTCTACGGCAAGATGCCCGCCACCGGCGATTTCGTGACGCGGCGGCTGCCGGCGGATTTCGTGCGCTCTTGGGACCGGTGGCTGGCGCAGCATATCGTGCCGCTGCTTGGGGTCGAAGCCTGGCGGACAGGCACGCCCTTGCGCTTCCTGGCCGGCGCCGATTCCTTCGGTGCCTCGGCCGGCATCGTGCTGAAGAGCGCCGACCGGGTCGGCAGGCAGTTTCCGCTTAGTGTAGCTGCTCGACTGCACGAAGCACCGCTGAAGCTGGCCTACTTGGACGCGTGGTTCGACGGCATCGAGACCGCCGCCCTGGCCGCACAACGAGGCGAACTGACGCCCGACGAACTGGATGCCGCCCTGATGGCCTTGCCCGTGCCTCTAATCGAGCAGGATGGCGATGTCATCGACGACCTCGTCATGTGGTCCGCGCATACGGATATTTTCGACGTCGATCCGCAGGCGCCGCAAACGACACTTGAACAGATCTTCGCCGGCCACGTGGAGGCGAGCTGA
- the tssI gene encoding type VI secretion system tip protein TssI/VgrG, with the protein MPNERATVVQTPVGADVLTFTHLVGRDEISRCFAYTVGFVSTSRDVDPLKMLGGIVSVEGESNPKRWFSGLASDFKLTRIEDRLAFYEATVRPWLWFLGNTTDCRIFQNMTAVEIIEKIFSKYGIAKFEKRLQGSYPSREYCVQYDESDLDFVQRLLEHEGIFYFFEHDEGKHTLVLCDAMSKLKPVPGYEKVLYNFEGHGSRRDVEYITEWIPGSAVRPGAYAHTDYDFEKPGADLMAKSAQPFSHKEASGENYRQPGAHLDVGRGDKIAGIRREELQAVHQHSTAVGTVRGLFSGCKFTLESFPRDDQNQDYLVVSAEYRLFDPGYRTQNEAHSENFKVVLGVAPTKLAYRPPRITPRPIMRGPQTATVVGPSGEEIFTDKYARVKVQFHWDRLGKKDQNSSCFVRVSQTWAGSGWGFIQIPRIGQEVIVDFIEGDPDLPIITGRVYNAAEMPPYGLPGNATQSGWKSNSSKGGGGYNELMFEDKAGSELVNFQAQKDHHLLIKHDRNKTVQHDQSDRIDHDAKHSVGHNLDEDVGNNKTVKVGVNQTTNIGSNDTETVGANRSLTVGANETIHVGANSSETIGSNHSQTVGLVQTVTVGAARIDTVGATETRSVGAAQMNTIGASRSVTVGAGQSHDIGASDSWNVGASQSVQIGADQSFAIAGSQTSQIGKDRNSKIADNDVTEIGAAHELKIAKGSMIRVGEDSTVNVGKTFLLEAGDSIAFKCGSATITMKKDGTITIEGKDISIKGSGKINVKASSDITMKGSEIKQN; encoded by the coding sequence ATGCCGAACGAACGTGCCACGGTAGTGCAGACGCCGGTTGGCGCCGATGTGCTGACCTTTACCCATCTCGTCGGTCGTGACGAGATCAGTCGTTGTTTTGCCTATACCGTCGGGTTCGTGAGCACGAGCCGGGACGTCGATCCGCTGAAGATGCTGGGCGGCATCGTTTCAGTCGAAGGTGAATCCAATCCAAAGCGCTGGTTCAGCGGCCTAGCGTCGGATTTCAAGCTAACCCGCATCGAGGACCGGCTGGCGTTCTACGAGGCAACTGTCAGGCCATGGCTCTGGTTCCTCGGCAACACCACCGACTGCCGTATTTTCCAGAACATGACAGCGGTCGAGATCATTGAAAAGATATTCTCGAAATACGGCATCGCCAAATTCGAGAAGCGGCTGCAGGGGTCTTATCCCTCGCGCGAATATTGCGTGCAGTACGATGAGAGCGATCTCGATTTCGTGCAGCGGCTACTTGAGCACGAAGGCATCTTCTATTTCTTCGAGCACGACGAGGGCAAGCACACGCTGGTGCTGTGCGATGCGATGAGCAAGCTGAAGCCTGTGCCCGGCTACGAGAAGGTGCTCTATAATTTCGAAGGCCACGGCTCGCGGCGCGACGTTGAATACATTACCGAATGGATCCCAGGCAGCGCGGTGCGACCAGGCGCCTATGCCCATACCGACTATGATTTCGAGAAGCCTGGCGCCGATCTGATGGCGAAATCGGCCCAACCCTTCAGCCACAAGGAAGCCTCGGGCGAAAACTATCGCCAGCCCGGCGCGCATCTCGATGTTGGGCGGGGCGATAAGATTGCGGGTATCCGGCGCGAGGAACTCCAGGCGGTGCACCAGCACAGCACGGCGGTGGGCACCGTGCGCGGCCTTTTTTCAGGCTGCAAGTTCACGCTGGAAAGTTTTCCTCGCGACGACCAGAACCAGGACTATCTGGTGGTCAGCGCCGAATACCGGCTGTTCGATCCGGGCTACCGGACCCAGAACGAAGCACACAGCGAGAACTTCAAGGTAGTGCTGGGCGTAGCACCCACGAAATTGGCCTATCGGCCACCGCGAATCACGCCGCGACCGATCATGCGCGGCCCTCAAACGGCAACGGTGGTCGGCCCTTCGGGTGAGGAAATCTTCACCGACAAATACGCGCGTGTGAAGGTGCAATTCCATTGGGACCGCCTCGGCAAGAAGGACCAGAACTCGTCCTGCTTCGTGCGCGTGTCTCAGACCTGGGCCGGCAGCGGCTGGGGCTTCATCCAGATCCCGCGCATCGGCCAGGAGGTCATCGTCGACTTCATCGAAGGCGACCCGGACCTGCCGATCATCACCGGCCGCGTCTACAATGCCGCTGAGATGCCACCCTACGGACTGCCGGGCAACGCGACGCAATCGGGTTGGAAGTCGAATTCGTCAAAGGGTGGCGGCGGCTACAACGAGCTGATGTTCGAGGACAAGGCCGGCTCCGAGCTGGTCAATTTCCAGGCGCAGAAGGACCACCATCTGCTGATCAAGCACGACCGCAACAAGACGGTCCAGCACGACCAATCCGACCGCATCGACCACGACGCCAAGCATTCCGTCGGTCACAACCTCGACGAGGACGTCGGCAACAACAAGACGGTCAAGGTGGGTGTCAATCAAACGACCAATATCGGCAGCAACGACACGGAGACGGTGGGCGCCAACCGCTCGCTGACGGTCGGCGCCAATGAGACCATTCATGTCGGTGCCAATTCGTCGGAAACAATCGGCTCCAACCATTCGCAGACGGTCGGGCTGGTACAGACGGTGACAGTGGGCGCGGCGCGCATCGACACCGTGGGCGCCACCGAGACGCGCAGCGTCGGCGCGGCGCAGATGAACACCATTGGGGCCTCACGTTCGGTTACGGTGGGGGCGGGGCAGAGCCACGATATTGGCGCTTCCGACAGCTGGAATGTCGGTGCCAGCCAAAGCGTGCAGATAGGTGCGGACCAGAGCTTTGCGATCGCCGGGAGCCAGACTTCTCAAATAGGAAAGGACCGCAACTCCAAAATCGCCGACAACGACGTGACCGAGATTGGCGCGGCGCACGAACTCAAGATCGCAAAAGGCAGCATGATTCGGGTTGGCGAGGACTCGACCGTCAATGTAGGAAAGACGTTTTTGCTCGAGGCGGGTGACTCGATCGCTTTCAAATGCGGGTCCGCAACAATCACCATGAAGAAGGACGGGACCATCACGATCGAAGGCAAGGATATCTCGATCAAGGGATCCGGTAAGATCAACGTGAAGGCATCGAGCGACATCACGATGAAGGGTTCCGAAATAAAGCAGAACTGA